One genomic window of Archangium lipolyticum includes the following:
- a CDS encoding LbetaH domain-containing protein, translated as MSRSTPKDSEALRRRLERLSAALGPPPPPRPVAPPPLPPRAPGVSNGGVALGAALVAVGIATRQPVVTLIGALLILFGAALRLGAVRNVLSTSLPASLVQKDPMRPHIGMGAAVAEDAVIEPGATVEMGATVRAGAVVKSGAVVRMGATVGQRAVLEADAVVGYGAAVKAGATVGQGARVGAGSTVKAGAHVPAGTRMMPGSTWSPGMGARAEPKPAQPAPVQDPREARLLAACERIEAELRQAPEQVREFLGVSSETASGLRETCLGLLQRERMLRQECSPESLAFLDKEKAELEQRIAQATDPLVRQSLTQAVAAIDGQRRQRGLMLQNAERLDAELTRLMWTLDGMGAQLMRLRTAGPEAAGALDAEALRSVHQLHDEIDAIAEALDHVSRGDLQPISAIDETDAAPSGTRSRERT; from the coding sequence ATGTCCCGAAGCACTCCGAAGGACTCCGAAGCACTGAGGCGGCGCCTGGAGCGGTTGAGCGCGGCGCTCGGCCCGCCCCCTCCGCCGCGTCCCGTGGCTCCGCCTCCACTCCCGCCGAGAGCTCCGGGCGTGTCCAATGGAGGCGTGGCGCTGGGCGCCGCCCTGGTCGCGGTGGGCATCGCCACCCGCCAGCCGGTGGTGACCCTCATCGGAGCGCTGCTCATCCTGTTCGGCGCTGCGCTGCGCCTCGGTGCCGTGAGGAATGTCTTGAGCACCAGCCTGCCCGCGTCGCTCGTGCAGAAGGACCCGATGCGCCCACACATTGGCATGGGCGCGGCAGTGGCCGAGGACGCGGTCATCGAGCCGGGCGCGACGGTGGAGATGGGCGCGACGGTGCGTGCGGGGGCGGTGGTGAAGTCGGGCGCGGTGGTGCGCATGGGCGCCACGGTGGGACAACGGGCGGTGCTCGAAGCGGACGCTGTCGTCGGTTATGGCGCGGCCGTCAAGGCGGGCGCGACGGTGGGACAGGGGGCCCGGGTGGGCGCGGGCTCCACCGTCAAGGCGGGTGCCCACGTGCCGGCGGGGACACGGATGATGCCGGGGAGCACCTGGTCCCCGGGCATGGGCGCGCGGGCGGAGCCGAAGCCCGCCCAGCCGGCCCCGGTGCAGGACCCTCGAGAGGCGCGCCTGCTCGCCGCGTGTGAGCGCATCGAGGCCGAGCTGCGGCAGGCGCCCGAGCAGGTGCGCGAGTTCCTCGGCGTCTCCTCCGAAACGGCGAGCGGGCTGCGCGAGACGTGCCTGGGGCTGCTCCAGCGCGAGCGCATGCTGCGCCAGGAGTGCTCCCCCGAGAGCCTCGCGTTCCTCGACAAGGAGAAGGCGGAGCTCGAGCAGCGCATCGCCCAGGCCACGGATCCGCTGGTTCGCCAGTCACTCACCCAGGCGGTGGCGGCCATCGACGGCCAGCGCCGCCAGCGCGGACTGATGCTCCAGAACGCCGAGCGCCTCGACGCGGAGCTGACCCGGCTGATGTGGACGCTCGACGGAATGGGCGCGCAGTTGATGCGGCTGCGCACCGCCGGACCCGAAGCCGCGGGGGCGCTGGACGCGGAGGCGCTCCGCTCGGTGCATCAGCTCCACGATGAGATCGACGCCATCGCCGAGGCGCTCGATCATGTCTCGCGCGGAGACCTGCAGCCCATCAGCGCCATCGATGAGACGGACGCCGCGCCTTCCGGGACCCGCTCCCGCGAGCGGACCTAG